The Montipora capricornis isolate CH-2021 chromosome 6, ASM3666992v2, whole genome shotgun sequence genome has a window encoding:
- the LOC138050395 gene encoding piRNA biogenesis protein EXD1-like, whose amino-acid sequence MAAKTTRNYKLVDDKGDLKESIAELKGKLERSTLLAVDCEGLSLSRKGALTILTVATEEKAYIFDVLKLGQAVFSEGLGEILEDKSREKLMFDCRQDSDALWHQFNVKLSGVLDLQLLEILYRRENTATGSQSSTKYERRSQRTNEVEAIFGFKRSLETYARDEEMIKTKGDGKKILKEDEEVWKKRPLSEELIQYCVVDTKGMFKLYEKLKDADGGDKARLRVASERYVDFYRARDKRSYDDYETNCFLPLDIIPEKGTLFFPWADTECTRCHRKFPREEFSFTQLRKREQKCRICKEIKRLDDVEQNRCDQWGRMALEGYEDYELYYSDEEDISDYGEYFSWSD is encoded by the coding sequence ATGGCAGCTAAAACCACTCGTAACTACAAACTAGTGGATGATAAAGGTGATCTCAAGGAATCTATCGCTGAACTCAAAGGCAAACTGGAGCGAAGCACTCTCTTAGCGGTTGACTGCGAGGGCTTGTCTTTGAGCAGAAAAGGAGCGCTGACGATCCTCACGGTTGCAACAGAGGAGAAAGCCTACATATTTGATGTGCTTAAGTTGGGACAAGCTGTCTTCAGCGAAGGCCTTGGTGAAATACTGGAAGACAAATCGCGCGAGAAGTTGATGTTTGATTGCCGGCAAGATTCAGACGCCCTCTGGCATCAATTCAACGTAAAACTTAGCGGAGTCTTAGATCTTCAGCTGCTTGAAATCCTTTATCGACGCGAAAACACAGCAACCGGCAGCCAGAGTTCCACCAAGTATGAACGTCGCAGTCAAAGAACCAATGAAGTGGAAGCGATTTTCGGCTTTAAACGTTCGCTTGAGACGTATGCGCGAGATGAAGAAATGATCAAAACAAAGGGAGATGGCAAGAAAATCCTCAAAGAAGACGAGGAAGTTTGGAAAAAACGCCCCTTGTCGGAAGAGTTAATTCAGTACTGCGTTGTAGACACCAAGGGCATGTTCAAATTGTACGAAAAATTGAAGGATGCGGATGGTGGAGACAAGGCTCGTCTTCGAGTTGCTTCGGAAAGGTACGTCGATTTTTATCGGGCCCGAGACAAGCGGTCTTACGATGATTACGAAACGAATTGTTTCCTTCCTCTTGATATCATTCCCGAAAAGGGAACTCTCTTCTTCCCATGGGCTGACACAGAATGCACCCGTTGCCATCGGAAATTTCCTCGAGAGGAATTCAGTTTTACTCAGCTGcggaaaagagaacaaaaatgcAGGATCTGCAAGGAGATAAAGCGTTTGGATGATGTAGAACAGAACAGATGCGATCAGTGGGGGCGTATGGCCCTCGAAGGATATGAAGATTATGAATTATACTACAGCGACGAAGAAGATATTAGCGATTACGGTGAATACTTTAGTTGGTCCGACTGA